From Phenylobacterium immobile (ATCC 35973), a single genomic window includes:
- a CDS encoding TIM44-like domain-containing protein gives MNRVTNKITSAIGISLVVALLAAGPADARRAGSFGSRGARTYQAPPPTRTAPDQTAPVQRSMTAPPSKAAQPGQPTPAAGAQAQAPRRGGFLGGMGGGILGGLVAGGLIGMLMGHGFGGMAGMSNMLMQLAIIGLGAWLLMTLYRRFRSKPALANAGAGPSYGQREANYAQRETSSPDRGSVPFGGSFQRQEQTSTTYAPYESEAEATHEIGLTQADRDAFERLLGEVQDAFAREDYAALRERTTPEIMSYLSEELSQNATQGRRNAVADTRLLQADIAEAWGEAGADYATAAMRYESIDVMRDRQTGAVLSGDPERPTETVELWTFVRGRGASDWKLSAIQEA, from the coding sequence ATGAACCGCGTAACGAACAAGATCACGTCGGCGATCGGCATCAGCCTGGTGGTGGCGCTTCTGGCTGCCGGCCCCGCTGACGCCCGGCGCGCCGGCAGCTTCGGCAGCCGTGGCGCACGGACCTATCAAGCGCCGCCTCCCACGCGCACCGCGCCTGACCAGACCGCGCCTGTCCAGCGCAGCATGACGGCCCCGCCGTCGAAGGCCGCCCAGCCGGGCCAACCGACGCCGGCCGCCGGCGCGCAGGCCCAGGCCCCGCGCCGCGGCGGCTTCCTGGGCGGCATGGGCGGCGGGATTCTCGGCGGCCTGGTGGCTGGCGGCCTGATCGGCATGCTGATGGGCCATGGCTTCGGCGGCATGGCCGGCATGAGCAACATGCTGATGCAGCTGGCGATCATCGGCCTGGGCGCCTGGCTGCTGATGACCCTCTACCGTCGCTTCCGTTCGAAGCCGGCGCTGGCCAACGCTGGCGCGGGCCCGTCCTACGGCCAACGCGAGGCGAATTACGCCCAGCGCGAGACCAGCAGCCCAGATCGCGGTTCGGTCCCCTTCGGCGGCAGCTTCCAACGCCAGGAACAGACCTCGACGACCTATGCGCCCTATGAATCCGAGGCCGAGGCCACCCACGAGATCGGCCTGACCCAGGCCGACCGCGACGCCTTTGAACGGCTGCTCGGCGAAGTGCAGGACGCCTTCGCCCGCGAGGACTACGCCGCCCTGCGTGAGCGTACGACGCCCGAAATCATGTCCTACCTCTCCGAAGAGCTAAGCCAGAACGCGACGCAGGGTCGCCGCAACGCCGTGGCTGACACGCGCCTGTTGCAGGCCGACATCGCCGAAGCCTGGGGCGAGGCCGGCGCCGACTACGCCACGGCGGCCATGCGCTATGAGAGCATTGACGTCATGCGCGACCGCCAGACCGGCGCGGTGCTATCGGGGGATCCAGAA
- a CDS encoding MFS transporter, giving the protein MSESSAPGLSRAAVALVLISLAVGGFAIGVGEFASMSVLPDFAHAFGIDEPHAAHAISAYALGVVVGAPLLAVLGSRTPRWLLLAALMGMFAVGNMLSAASPTFAWMVIFRFLAGLPHGAYFGVAALVAASVVSPAVRTRAVASILAGLTVATVIGVPVATVIGHEFGWRWTFVCVAVLALLTATLVLLFAPREAAAAGASPLRELGALKNAQVWLTLGIGAIGFGGMFAVYAYLASTLTFVTGVGITVMPYVFAAFGVGMFAGNMIGAWAADHFGMKAGAVLLIWSAAMLALYPAAAHSLPTIILIVALIGGGGGLASVLQTRLMDVAGEAQTLAAALNHSAFNVANALGPFLGGLTIAAGFGWTSTAWVGVGLALVGLAIWAVAMRVPTATPTH; this is encoded by the coding sequence ATGTCTGAGTCCTCCGCACCCGGCCTGAGCCGCGCCGCTGTCGCGCTTGTCCTGATCTCGCTTGCGGTCGGCGGCTTCGCCATCGGCGTCGGCGAGTTCGCCAGCATGAGCGTATTGCCGGACTTCGCGCATGCGTTCGGGATCGACGAGCCGCATGCCGCGCACGCGATCAGCGCCTACGCTCTGGGCGTGGTGGTGGGCGCGCCGCTGCTGGCGGTGTTGGGATCGCGGACGCCGCGGTGGCTGTTGCTCGCGGCCCTGATGGGGATGTTCGCCGTCGGCAACATGCTGAGCGCCGCCTCGCCGACTTTCGCGTGGATGGTCATCTTCCGGTTTCTCGCCGGCCTGCCGCACGGGGCTTATTTCGGAGTGGCGGCGCTGGTCGCGGCCTCAGTGGTTTCGCCAGCGGTGCGCACCCGGGCTGTCGCCAGCATCCTGGCCGGCCTGACGGTCGCCACGGTGATCGGCGTGCCTGTGGCCACGGTCATCGGCCATGAATTTGGCTGGCGCTGGACCTTCGTCTGTGTGGCGGTGCTGGCCCTGCTCACGGCCACCCTGGTCCTGTTGTTCGCGCCTCGCGAGGCCGCCGCGGCGGGCGCCAGTCCATTGCGCGAGCTGGGGGCGCTGAAGAACGCCCAGGTCTGGCTGACTCTGGGGATCGGGGCGATCGGCTTTGGCGGCATGTTCGCGGTCTACGCCTACCTGGCCTCGACCCTGACTTTCGTGACGGGCGTCGGCATCACCGTCATGCCTTACGTCTTTGCGGCCTTCGGCGTAGGCATGTTCGCCGGCAACATGATCGGCGCCTGGGCCGCCGACCACTTCGGCATGAAGGCCGGTGCGGTGCTACTGATCTGGAGCGCTGCGATGCTGGCGCTCTACCCCGCAGCCGCCCATTCGCTGCCGACCATCATCCTGATCGTCGCCTTGATCGGCGGCGGCGGCGGCCTGGCGTCCGTCCTGCAGACCCGGCTGATGGATGTGGCGGGCGAGGCGCAGACGCTCGCGGCGGCGCTAAACCACTCGGCCTTCAATGTGGCCAATGCGCTGGGCCCGTTCCTGGGCGGACTGACCATCGCCGCGGGCTTCGGCTGGACATCTACGGCCTGGGTCGGCGTCGGCCTGGCGCTGGTGGGCCTGGCGATCTGGGCCGTGGCCATGCGGGTCCCGACCGCGACACCCACACACTAG